A single window of Hymenobacter sp. APR13 DNA harbors:
- a CDS encoding FKBP-type peptidyl-prolyl cis-trans isomerase, protein MNLSSLKEQISYIIGRDMARNFSQQGLDLDIDILAGSMKEALSGEPSRLSQEQVQEAMMQLQQQMGGPDEDDDTTNDAAMNNNKAEGEAFLAENKSKPGITTLPSGLQYEVLTEGSGRKPGPTSQVTTHYHGTLLNGNVFDSSYQRGQPATFGVNQVIAGWTEALQLMPEGSKWRLYIPSDMAYGKRGAGRDIGPDSTLIFDVELLKVNN, encoded by the coding sequence ATGAACCTGAGTAGCCTCAAAGAGCAGATCAGCTACATCATCGGGCGCGACATGGCCCGCAATTTCTCCCAGCAGGGCCTGGACCTAGATATCGACATTCTGGCTGGCAGCATGAAGGAGGCCCTGAGCGGCGAGCCCAGCCGCCTCAGCCAGGAGCAGGTACAGGAAGCCATGATGCAACTGCAGCAGCAGATGGGCGGCCCCGACGAAGACGACGACACCACCAACGACGCAGCCATGAACAACAACAAAGCAGAAGGCGAGGCATTCCTGGCCGAAAACAAAAGCAAGCCCGGCATCACGACGCTGCCCAGCGGCCTGCAGTACGAAGTCCTGACCGAAGGCAGCGGCCGCAAGCCCGGCCCTACCTCGCAGGTAACCACCCACTACCACGGCACGCTGCTCAACGGAAACGTATTCGACAGCTCCTACCAGCGCGGCCAGCCAGCTACGTTTGGTGTAAACCAGGTAATTGCGGGCTGGACAGAAGCTCTGCAGCTGATGCCCGAAGGCTCGAAGTGGCGCCTCTACATCCCGTCGGATATGGCCTACGGCAAGCGTGGCGCCGGCCGCGACATCGGCCCCGACTCGACGCTCATTTTCGACGTTGAGCTGCTGAAAGTCAACAACTAG
- a CDS encoding KUP/HAK/KT family potassium transporter, whose protein sequence is MDAKHSHTAISTAGLLIALGIIYGDIGTSPLYVMKAIVPEQITPMLVYGGISCVFWTLTLQTTIKYVMLTLNADNNGEGGIFSLYALVRRRGAWLSAVAIIGGSALLADGVITPPISVSSAIEGLEAVYPNIPTVPIVIGIIAALFLLQSFGTQIVGKAFGPIMFVWFSMLATLGVSGVMQHPEILKALNPYYAYDLLVNYPGGFWLLGAVFLCTTGAEALYSDLGHCGKGNIRISWIFVKTCLVLNYMGQGGWLLAHQGEMLNKRNPFYELMPEWFLLIGIGIATIAAIIASQALITGSFTLVAEAIRLNMWPKVKLNYPTDVKGQLYVPSMNRLLLLGCIAVVLYFRKSENMEAAYGLAITLTMLMTTILLTIWLRTKRVPLPAIALFVLVYGAIEGSFLIANLIKFPHGGWVSLAIGATLMGVMYVWLRAFYIKRRLTEFVKIEPYVDALKELSNDETVSKYATHLVFMSSAERQSEIESKIIYSIFQKRPKRADIYWFVHVDTTDEPYTMEYKVTELAKDDVFRITFRLGFRVEQRINLYFRKVVEDLVRNKEVDITSRYESLSKQHVTGDFRFVVLEKFLSVENEFPWVEKLVMQAYFYIKQFIASEDKYFGLDTSSVKVEKVPLVITPVRDVALKRVQ, encoded by the coding sequence ATGGACGCCAAACACTCGCACACGGCCATTTCTACGGCGGGCCTGCTCATTGCCCTCGGCATTATTTACGGGGATATCGGCACGTCGCCGCTCTACGTGATGAAGGCCATTGTTCCGGAGCAGATTACGCCCATGCTGGTTTACGGCGGCATTTCCTGCGTATTCTGGACCCTCACGCTGCAAACCACCATCAAGTATGTGATGCTCACCCTTAACGCCGACAACAACGGTGAGGGCGGCATTTTCTCGCTGTATGCGCTGGTGCGGCGGCGCGGGGCCTGGCTGTCGGCAGTGGCCATTATCGGGGGGTCGGCTCTGCTGGCCGATGGCGTGATTACGCCGCCCATTTCGGTTTCTTCGGCTATTGAAGGCTTGGAAGCCGTGTACCCAAATATTCCAACGGTGCCCATTGTTATCGGCATCATTGCGGCGCTGTTTCTGCTGCAGAGCTTCGGGACTCAGATTGTAGGTAAGGCGTTCGGTCCGATTATGTTCGTCTGGTTCTCGATGCTGGCCACGCTGGGCGTAAGCGGCGTTATGCAGCACCCCGAGATTCTGAAAGCGCTTAACCCCTACTACGCGTATGATCTGTTGGTAAATTACCCCGGTGGCTTCTGGCTGCTGGGGGCCGTATTCTTGTGCACCACCGGAGCCGAAGCTCTTTACTCCGACCTGGGCCACTGTGGCAAGGGCAACATCCGCATCAGCTGGATATTTGTTAAGACCTGTCTGGTGCTCAACTATATGGGCCAGGGCGGCTGGCTGCTGGCGCACCAGGGCGAGATGCTCAACAAGCGCAACCCGTTCTATGAGTTGATGCCGGAGTGGTTCTTGCTCATCGGCATCGGCATTGCCACCATTGCGGCCATCATTGCCTCGCAGGCTCTGATTACGGGCTCGTTTACGCTTGTGGCCGAGGCCATCCGCCTCAACATGTGGCCCAAGGTGAAGCTCAATTACCCCACCGACGTGAAGGGCCAGCTCTACGTGCCCAGCATGAACCGGCTGCTGCTGCTGGGCTGCATTGCTGTGGTGCTCTACTTCCGCAAGTCCGAAAACATGGAAGCCGCCTACGGCTTGGCCATCACGCTGACCATGCTCATGACCACCATTCTGCTCACCATCTGGCTGCGCACCAAGCGGGTGCCGCTGCCGGCCATTGCGCTGTTTGTGCTGGTGTATGGCGCCATCGAGGGTTCTTTCCTGATTGCCAACCTCATCAAGTTCCCGCACGGGGGCTGGGTGTCGCTGGCCATTGGTGCCACGCTGATGGGCGTGATGTACGTGTGGCTGCGGGCCTTCTACATCAAGCGCCGCCTCACGGAGTTTGTGAAGATTGAGCCCTACGTGGACGCTCTCAAGGAGCTCAGCAACGACGAAACCGTATCGAAATACGCTACGCACCTCGTGTTCATGTCGTCGGCAGAGCGGCAGTCGGAAATCGAGAGCAAAATCATCTATTCCATTTTCCAGAAGCGTCCTAAGCGCGCCGACATCTATTGGTTTGTGCACGTAGACACCACCGACGAGCCGTATACCATGGAGTACAAGGTGACGGAGCTGGCCAAAGACGACGTGTTCCGCATCACGTTCCGCCTAGGCTTCCGGGTAGAGCAGCGCATCAACCTGTACTTCCGCAAGGTGGTAGAAGACCTGGTGCGCAATAAGGAAGTGGACATTACCTCGCGCTACGAATCTTTGAGCAAGCAGCACGTTACCGGCGACTTCCGCTTTGTGGTGCTGGAGAAGTTCCTGTCGGTGGAAAACGAGTTTCCGTGGGTGGAGAAGCTGGTGATGCAGGCGTATTTCTACATCAAGCAGTTCATTGCCTCCGAAGACAAATACTTCGGCCTCGACACCAGCTCGGTGAAGGTGGAAAAGGTACCGCTCGTCATCACGCCGGTGCGCGACGTGGCTCTGAAGCGGGTTCAATAA
- a CDS encoding S8 family peptidase: MLALILAEEQKTHPGLTAADLVAYDESVLPVLDVTVRELSTIKALRASGLVRYAEPMGYEPNRPEASRTESVLSSSGCGSNTATAGLVAGADFTVLSNGSKSSWNQADQYHGVRTAWNQSTGRGVKVVIIDSGSSDAQENLGSAFNQGLSSGRTIERLVTMPRNTIFGIPYGDAETPNDGCGHGTSMAGACAAPRGTDGAAVGMAYNASLITVRAAEDVFLDASREVKGVSDAFILAGNRADVRIISMSMGRLTSSSQMTDAIRYAYGRGKLIFCAAGTSFDWSAGLVGVIYPASLPEAVAVTGVKDNLTTRCDECHVGSDVEFTVVMQRTSVDRRPLTLAMSGDAPSTVGGSSVATASMAGLTALVWARYPTETRAQIMSRLVAASSNRSARSSSFGWGRVNVATAVGGLVN, encoded by the coding sequence GTGCTGGCCCTGATTCTGGCTGAAGAGCAGAAAACCCACCCCGGCCTCACGGCCGCCGACTTGGTGGCCTACGATGAAAGCGTGCTGCCCGTGCTGGACGTGACCGTGCGCGAGCTGAGCACGATTAAGGCGCTACGGGCCTCCGGGCTGGTGCGCTACGCCGAGCCCATGGGCTACGAGCCCAACCGCCCCGAGGCCAGCCGCACCGAGTCGGTGCTGAGCAGCAGCGGCTGCGGCAGCAACACGGCCACCGCCGGCCTCGTAGCCGGCGCCGACTTCACAGTACTCAGCAATGGCAGCAAGTCGTCGTGGAACCAAGCCGACCAGTACCACGGCGTGCGCACGGCCTGGAACCAGAGCACCGGCCGGGGCGTGAAGGTGGTCATCATCGACTCGGGCTCGTCGGATGCGCAGGAAAACCTGGGCTCGGCCTTCAACCAGGGCCTGAGCTCGGGCCGCACCATTGAGCGCCTCGTGACTATGCCCCGCAACACCATTTTCGGCATCCCGTACGGCGACGCCGAAACGCCCAACGACGGCTGCGGCCACGGCACCAGCATGGCTGGCGCCTGCGCCGCCCCCCGCGGCACCGACGGCGCCGCCGTGGGTATGGCCTACAATGCCAGCCTGATTACGGTGCGCGCCGCCGAGGACGTGTTTCTGGACGCCAGCCGCGAAGTGAAGGGCGTTTCCGACGCCTTCATTCTGGCCGGCAACCGCGCCGACGTGCGCATCATCAGCATGAGCATGGGCCGCCTGACCAGCTCCTCGCAGATGACCGACGCCATCCGCTACGCCTATGGCCGCGGCAAGCTCATCTTCTGCGCCGCCGGCACGTCCTTCGACTGGAGCGCGGGGCTGGTAGGCGTCATCTACCCGGCCTCCCTGCCCGAAGCCGTGGCCGTAACGGGCGTGAAAGACAACCTCACCACCCGCTGCGACGAGTGCCACGTGGGCTCCGACGTGGAGTTTACGGTAGTGATGCAGCGCACCAGCGTCGACCGGCGGCCGCTCACGCTGGCCATGTCCGGCGACGCGCCCAGCACCGTAGGTGGCTCTAGCGTAGCCACGGCCAGCATGGCCGGCCTCACGGCCCTGGTGTGGGCCCGCTACCCCACAGAAACCCGCGCCCAGATCATGAGCCGGCTGGTGGCAGCCAGCTCCAACCGCAGCGCCCGCAGCAGCAGCTTCGGCTGGGGCCGCGTAAACGTGGCTACGGCCGTGGGCGGGTTAGTCAATTAG
- a CDS encoding M61 family metallopeptidase has protein sequence MTHSRTRVLLALVLGLLLSQFGPAMAAPVLRYTLAMPAPQTHYFEVETSLSGFGKPYTDLKMPVWAPGSYLVREFARHVEGFTAQAGSETLRTEKITKNTWRVFHPKASSFTVRYKVYAYELSVRTSFLDAAHGYVNGTSVFMYPAEAKQLASTLEVKPATGWTQVSTSLKPAGAPNTFRSESYDELADSPIEIGNQKVLSFEANGTPHTVALFGAAKMEEAKLLADMKKVCEEAHRVVGKNPLDRYVFIVHNIDRGTGGLEHLYSTTLSVSRNAYASDAGYKGFLGLVAHEYFHLWNVKRIRPVALGPFDYDNENYTHMLWVSEGGTSYFGDLIVQRAGFVSVDDYLASTSNGITRVENTPGNKQQSAAESSFDAWIKGYRPNENSSNTGISYYDKGELIGAVLDLMIIQETKGQKHLDDVMRYLYDEYYVQKKRGFTDEEYQAAVAKVAGRRFDDFFRRYVYGTETLPYATALGYAGLKLTVTPATGEPALGASISSVNGKYTVSSTARDGSAWQGGLNVNDEILALDGARLTADPTQQLSSRAAGSEVKMLVSRDGQLKELSFPLLAGTMQRYRIERMENPTAEQKTVLAKWLTVKN, from the coding sequence ATGACCCATTCTCGTACCCGAGTGCTGCTGGCGCTGGTGTTAGGGCTGCTGCTGAGCCAGTTTGGCCCGGCTATGGCGGCTCCTGTGCTGCGCTACACGCTGGCTATGCCGGCGCCCCAAACCCATTATTTCGAGGTCGAAACCAGCCTCAGCGGCTTCGGCAAGCCCTATACCGACCTGAAAATGCCGGTGTGGGCACCCGGTTCGTACCTGGTGCGCGAGTTTGCCCGCCACGTAGAAGGCTTCACGGCCCAGGCCGGCAGCGAAACGCTGCGCACCGAGAAAATCACGAAAAACACCTGGCGCGTATTTCACCCCAAAGCCAGCAGTTTCACGGTGCGCTACAAGGTGTACGCCTACGAGCTGAGCGTGCGCACCAGCTTCCTGGATGCCGCCCACGGCTACGTGAACGGCACCAGCGTGTTTATGTACCCCGCCGAGGCCAAGCAGCTGGCCAGCACGCTGGAAGTGAAGCCCGCCACCGGCTGGACCCAGGTTTCGACCAGCCTCAAGCCAGCCGGCGCGCCCAATACCTTCCGTTCGGAGAGCTACGACGAACTGGCCGATTCGCCCATTGAAATCGGTAACCAGAAGGTGCTGAGCTTCGAGGCCAACGGCACGCCGCACACGGTGGCCCTGTTCGGCGCCGCGAAAATGGAAGAAGCCAAACTGCTGGCCGACATGAAAAAGGTGTGCGAGGAAGCGCACCGCGTGGTGGGCAAAAATCCGCTTGACCGCTACGTGTTCATCGTGCACAACATCGACCGGGGCACGGGCGGCCTGGAGCACCTGTATTCCACTACGCTGTCGGTGTCGCGCAACGCGTATGCTTCTGATGCCGGCTACAAGGGCTTCCTGGGCTTGGTGGCGCACGAGTACTTCCACCTCTGGAACGTGAAGCGCATTCGCCCCGTGGCCCTCGGCCCGTTCGACTACGACAACGAAAACTACACGCATATGCTGTGGGTGAGCGAAGGCGGCACCAGCTACTTCGGCGACCTGATTGTGCAGCGCGCCGGCTTCGTGAGCGTGGACGACTACCTTGCCAGCACCAGCAACGGCATCACCCGCGTGGAAAACACGCCCGGCAACAAGCAGCAGTCGGCCGCCGAGAGCAGCTTCGACGCCTGGATTAAGGGCTACCGGCCCAACGAAAACTCCAGCAACACCGGCATCAGCTACTACGACAAGGGCGAGCTTATCGGGGCCGTGCTGGACTTGATGATTATCCAGGAGACCAAGGGCCAGAAGCATCTCGACGACGTGATGCGCTACCTCTACGACGAATACTACGTGCAGAAAAAGCGTGGCTTCACCGACGAGGAATATCAGGCCGCCGTGGCCAAAGTAGCCGGTCGCCGCTTCGACGACTTCTTCCGCCGCTACGTGTACGGCACCGAAACCCTGCCCTACGCCACCGCCCTCGGCTACGCTGGCCTAAAGCTGACCGTAACGCCAGCTACCGGCGAGCCGGCCCTGGGCGCCAGCATCAGCAGCGTCAACGGCAAGTACACCGTCAGCAGCACCGCCCGCGACGGCAGCGCCTGGCAGGGTGGCCTGAACGTGAACGACGAAATCCTGGCCCTAGACGGCGCCCGCCTCACCGCCGACCCCACCCAGCAGCTCAGCAGCCGCGCCGCCGGCTCGGAGGTGAAGATGCTGGTGTCGCGCGACGGGCAGCTGAAGGAATTGAGCTTCCCGCTGCTGGCCGGCACCATGCAGCGCTACCGCATCGAGCGGATGGAAAACCCCACCGCCGAGCAGAAAACCGTGCTGGCCAAGTGGCTGACAGTGAAGAATTAA
- a CDS encoding C40 family peptidase codes for MRYVWISFVALAALLVGYFAWPSRPASAPDSNGQSALPTHQVALVSSTRPVPSADSVVTFAMRQLGTNYCYAGNTPATGFDCSGFVQYVFQEFRVAMPHSTALLIAVGRPVAREQARRGDIVVFTGTASGSATPGHAGIVISGPGQPLRFIHSSSARRESGVKISQVEGTDYERRFMQVRRVL; via the coding sequence ATGCGCTACGTCTGGATTTCCTTTGTTGCGCTGGCGGCCTTGCTGGTCGGCTACTTTGCCTGGCCTTCGCGCCCAGCCTCTGCTCCCGACTCTAACGGTCAATCGGCGCTGCCCACCCACCAAGTGGCGCTGGTTTCCAGCACCCGCCCCGTCCCCTCCGCCGACAGCGTCGTGACCTTTGCCATGCGTCAGCTGGGCACCAATTACTGCTACGCCGGCAACACTCCCGCTACCGGCTTCGACTGCTCGGGCTTTGTGCAGTATGTGTTTCAGGAATTTCGGGTGGCCATGCCGCATTCCACAGCCCTGCTCATCGCCGTAGGTCGGCCCGTGGCGCGGGAGCAGGCCCGCCGCGGCGACATTGTAGTGTTTACGGGTACTGCGTCCGGCTCTGCTACACCTGGGCACGCTGGCATCGTGATATCCGGGCCAGGCCAGCCGCTGCGGTTCATCCACTCTTCGTCGGCGCGGCGCGAGTCAGGCGTCAAAATCAGTCAGGTGGAAGGCACCGACTATGAACGGCGCTTCATGCAGGTGCGCCGGGTGCTGTAG
- a CDS encoding DUF2147 domain-containing protein: MKKFLFLSLAFLFGAIGLASAQTLSPLGTWTNAEKKATFEIYKCGDKLCGKIVTLTVPNDPATGKPKTDSQNPNPKLRTRPRLGMVFMQGFEYDDDNKWDDGKIYDPESGKTYSCYMKMLNANSMEVKGYIGFSMIGKSQTWTRVK, encoded by the coding sequence ATGAAAAAATTCCTGTTCCTCTCTCTCGCCTTCCTCTTCGGTGCTATCGGATTGGCCTCGGCGCAAACCCTTTCTCCATTGGGCACATGGACCAATGCAGAGAAAAAAGCCACGTTTGAAATCTACAAGTGTGGTGATAAGCTTTGCGGCAAAATCGTAACGCTGACCGTACCGAACGACCCCGCCACCGGCAAGCCCAAAACCGATTCGCAGAACCCCAACCCAAAGCTGCGCACGCGCCCGCGCCTGGGCATGGTGTTTATGCAGGGCTTTGAGTACGATGACGACAACAAGTGGGACGATGGCAAAATCTACGACCCTGAGAGCGGCAAAACGTACTCTTGCTACATGAAGATGCTCAACGCCAATTCCATGGAAGTGAAAGGCTACATTGGCTTCTCCATGATCGGCAAGTCGCAGACCTGGACCCGCGTGAAATAG
- a CDS encoding DUF2147 domain-containing protein has product MKYLLLSALLLLLAVRPATAQTPPLGVWADDSGDSHIELYRCGEQLCGRLVWLRNPADANGKPRLDVKHPSPERHTQPLLSLTVLQNLRYNAETDRWEDGEIYDPENGRTYSCYVAAAGKDRLEVKGYIGFSLIGKAHYWQRVK; this is encoded by the coding sequence TTGAAATATCTGCTGCTGAGTGCTCTACTGTTGTTGCTGGCAGTGCGGCCCGCCACGGCCCAAACGCCCCCGCTGGGCGTGTGGGCCGACGATTCCGGCGACTCGCATATAGAGCTGTACCGCTGCGGCGAGCAGCTCTGCGGGCGGCTGGTGTGGCTGCGCAACCCCGCCGATGCCAACGGCAAGCCCCGCCTCGATGTGAAGCACCCCAGCCCCGAACGGCACACCCAACCCCTACTCAGTCTGACAGTGCTGCAGAACCTGCGCTATAACGCCGAAACCGACCGTTGGGAAGACGGTGAAATCTATGACCCCGAAAACGGCCGCACCTACTCCTGCTACGTGGCCGCAGCCGGCAAAGACCGGCTGGAGGTGAAGGGATACATCGGGTTTTCGCTGATTGGCAAAGCGCATTACTGGCAGCGGGTGAAATAG
- a CDS encoding M1 family aminopeptidase yields the protein MLRFYSFLTGLLLLAPSLQAQSPEAARLAPDDAALLCSQAHTRTALRGPATTVTHRRKMDRYDVKYYKLDIALENNSRNVGGNVRMLARTLAQPLDSVAFELYQTFTIDSVVVNGRRANGIRRAGSDVTVLLPQAVPANTLFNTLVYYRGTAPNGNSAAIGNALNTQFQGTYGVNVTWSLSEPFSAHEWWPCKQVLTDKADSLDVWVTTSNINKVGSNGVLERVTALPTGKSRYEWKHRAKPIDYYLVSVAVAPYIEYVNYANPVGGPRIPIVNYVYNQAALNVFRAEIDRTPGFIENFSSLVGLYPFASEKYGHSMAPIGGGMEHQTMTTQDGFSFTLTAHELFHQWFGDNVTCASWEDIWLNEGFASYGEYLSLQRFSTEANARSWMNSAQATARQQPGGSIKVADTTNVGRIFSSRLSYKKGGAVIHMLRYLLNDDVKFFRALRTYQSTYSGSTARTIDLQRIFEAEAGRPLQYFFDQWYAGQGYPTFNVRWNQVGQSLYLSTTETVSMASATPFFDTEVNYTIRFSDGTEQVSRLRQGQPVSSFSVPVSKVVSSVDVDVEGWLLKGPGTTTRDNTLVLATAAARAARLSVFPNPCRETLRLPDLTTRATAEVTDATGRVLLRQTVDPQHAQLDTRTLAAGLYHLRLTSSAGTVSIARFVRE from the coding sequence ATGCTGCGTTTCTACTCTTTCCTGACGGGGCTGCTTTTGCTGGCTCCGAGTCTGCAGGCCCAATCCCCGGAGGCCGCCCGGCTAGCCCCCGACGATGCCGCCCTGCTGTGCAGCCAGGCCCACACCCGCACGGCCTTGCGCGGCCCCGCCACCACCGTAACGCACCGCCGCAAGATGGACCGCTACGATGTGAAGTATTACAAGCTCGATATTGCCCTGGAAAACAACTCACGCAACGTCGGGGGCAACGTGCGCATGCTGGCCCGTACCCTCGCCCAGCCGCTCGACTCGGTGGCGTTTGAGCTGTACCAGACCTTCACCATCGACTCGGTGGTGGTAAACGGGCGCCGGGCCAACGGAATCCGCCGGGCCGGCTCCGACGTGACGGTACTCCTGCCCCAGGCCGTGCCGGCCAATACGCTTTTCAACACCTTGGTATATTACCGCGGCACGGCCCCCAATGGCAACAGCGCCGCCATCGGCAACGCCCTGAACACGCAGTTTCAGGGTACCTACGGTGTGAACGTGACGTGGAGCCTGTCGGAGCCGTTTTCGGCCCACGAATGGTGGCCCTGCAAGCAGGTACTGACCGACAAGGCTGACTCGCTGGACGTATGGGTGACCACCAGCAACATCAACAAAGTGGGTTCCAACGGCGTGCTGGAGCGCGTAACGGCGCTGCCCACCGGCAAGAGTCGCTACGAGTGGAAGCACCGTGCCAAGCCCATCGACTACTACCTCGTGTCGGTGGCTGTGGCGCCTTACATCGAGTACGTGAACTATGCCAATCCCGTAGGCGGTCCGCGCATTCCCATCGTCAACTACGTCTACAACCAGGCGGCACTGAACGTCTTCCGCGCTGAAATCGACCGTACGCCGGGCTTCATCGAAAACTTCTCCAGTCTGGTAGGCCTCTATCCGTTTGCCAGCGAGAAGTACGGCCACAGCATGGCACCCATCGGCGGCGGGATGGAGCACCAGACCATGACCACCCAGGACGGTTTCAGCTTCACCCTGACGGCCCACGAGCTGTTTCACCAGTGGTTCGGCGACAACGTAACCTGCGCCTCATGGGAAGATATCTGGCTGAACGAGGGCTTTGCTTCCTACGGCGAGTACCTGTCGTTGCAGCGGTTTTCCACCGAAGCCAATGCCCGCAGCTGGATGAACAGCGCGCAGGCTACGGCCCGGCAGCAGCCTGGCGGCAGCATCAAAGTAGCCGATACCACCAACGTAGGCCGCATTTTCAGCTCGCGCCTGAGCTACAAGAAGGGCGGCGCCGTGATTCATATGTTGCGCTATCTGCTCAACGATGATGTGAAGTTTTTCCGGGCCCTGCGCACCTATCAGAGCACCTACAGCGGCAGTACGGCCCGCACCATCGATTTGCAGCGCATCTTTGAGGCCGAAGCCGGCCGGCCGCTGCAATATTTCTTCGACCAGTGGTATGCCGGTCAGGGCTATCCTACCTTCAATGTGCGCTGGAACCAAGTGGGCCAAAGCCTCTACCTGAGCACCACCGAAACCGTTTCGATGGCCTCGGCAACGCCGTTTTTCGATACCGAGGTGAATTATACCATCCGCTTCTCCGATGGCACCGAGCAGGTGTCCCGCCTGCGCCAGGGGCAGCCTGTATCGTCGTTTTCCGTGCCGGTCAGCAAGGTTGTGTCCTCTGTGGATGTTGACGTGGAAGGCTGGCTGCTGAAAGGCCCCGGCACCACCACCCGCGACAACACGCTGGTGCTGGCTACGGCCGCTGCCCGCGCTGCCCGCCTAAGCGTGTTCCCGAACCCCTGCCGTGAAACGCTGCGCCTGCCAGACCTGACGACCCGCGCCACGGCCGAAGTAACCGATGCCACCGGCCGCGTGCTCCTGCGCCAAACCGTCGACCCCCAGCACGCTCAGCTGGATACCCGCACCCTGGCGGCCGGGCTCTATCATCTGCGCCTCACCTCAAGTGCCGGTACCGTATCCATAGCCCGCTTTGTGCGCGAGTAA